One genomic region from Phragmites australis chromosome 1, lpPhrAust1.1, whole genome shotgun sequence encodes:
- the LOC133916894 gene encoding protein INCREASED PETAL GROWTH ANISOTROPY 1-like: MVAGRVKAAIGFQRSSKSPAPESLAQTATLEPSLGSASPAGSAPSKASAFARSFGAYFPRSSAQVRPARTPQVAELLRAIEQLQERESRLRVELLEQKILRETVAIVPFLEAELAAKSSELERCKETADRLGSENARLCAELDAAALEVTSRKQRIVEMEKEIAELRKQQEAAADADDCSSSASASNEHLENSSAAPNHASLAQLGAGRPYIPPPPAPPMPPAPFKSKSYFSVSSHASPSSSSPPSPSSSTLTSPVYSCWSSDAAAAPKPRVPELSKLPPIPPPPPPRPPPPPAPIPRKSSSPSSSVSVCGTAAAPPPPPPPPPARRPFGGASPPGASGQCVRREPEVVEFYHSLMRRESRRDGGAGTEAANGGGVAAARDMIGEIENRSAHLLAIKSDVERQGDFIRFLIKEVGGAAFVHIEDVVTFVKWLDDKLSRLVDERAVLKHFEWPEQKADALREAAFGYCDLKKLEAEAASFRDDARQPCAAALKKMQALFEKLEHGVYNLARVRDAATSRYTRFQIPWEWMQQDTGIVSQIKLQSVKLAMKYLKRVSSELEAIKGGAEDEELMLQGVRFAFRVHQFAGGFDVDTMRAFQELKEKASMCRILRQKQNRHMRHHRLVART; the protein is encoded by the exons ATGGTGGCCGGGCGCGTCAAGGCGGCCATTGGCTTCCAGCGCAGCAGCAAGTCGCCGGCGCCGGAGTCTCTTGCGCAGACGGCTACCCTGGAGCCGTCGTTGGGCTCCGCGTCGCCGGCCGGCTCGGCGCCGTCCAAGGCGTCGGCGTTCGCGCGCTCCTTCGGCGCCTACTTCCCGCGCTCGTCGGCCCAGGTGCGGCCGGCGCGCACTCCGCAGGTCGCCGAGCTGCTGCGCGCCATCGAGCAGCTCCAGGAGAGGGAGTCGCGCCTCCGCGTCGAACTGCTGGAGCAGAAGATACTCAGGGAGACCGTCGCCATCGTGCCCTTCCTGGAGGCCGAGCTCGCCGCGAAGAGCAGCGAGCTCGAGAGGTGCAAGGAGACCGCGGACCGGTTGGGGTCCGAGAACGCGCGGCTGTGCGCCGAGCTCGACGCCGCCGCACTGGAGGTAACGAGCAGAAAGCAGAGGATCGTTGAGATGGAGAAGGAAATAGCAGAGCTGAGGAAGCAACaggaagcggcggcggacgcCGATGACTGCTCGTCGTCGGCCTCGGCGTCAAACGAGCATCTAGAAAACTCCAGTGCCGCTCCAAATCATGCGAGTTTAGCTCAACTTGGAGCTGGGAGACCGTACATTCCGCCGCCTCCGGCGCCGCCAATGCCGCCGGCGCCTTTCAAGTCCAAGTCCTACTTCTCCGTCTCGTCGCACGCTTCGCCCTCAAGTTCTTCCCCACCCTCGCCGTCTTCTTCCACGTTGACTTCACCAGTGTACTCCTGCTGGTCGTCGGACGCGGCGGCTGCACCAAAACCCCGCGTGCCAGAGCTCTCGAAGCTGCCGCCGatacctccgcctccaccacctcgcCCTCCACCGCCACCTGCGCCAATCCCGAGAAAGAGCTCCTCTCCCTCCAGCTCAGTCAGCGTCTGCGGGACCGCCGCCgctccacctccgccgcctcctccccctccggcgaggaggccgtTCGGCGGCGCGTCTCCACCAGGGGCCTCTGGGCAATGCGTCAGGCGCGAGCCGGAGGTGGTGGAGTTCTACCACTCTCTGATGCGGAGGGAGTCGAGGAGGGACGGCGGGGCCGGAACCGAGGCCGCgaacggcggcggcgtggcggcggcgcgcgACATGATCGGCGAAATCGAGAACCGTTCGGCTCACCTCCTCGCG ATCAAGTCGGACGTGGAGAGGCAGGGCGATTTCATCCGGTTCCTGATCAAGGAGGTGGGAGGCGCGGCGTTCGTCCACATCGAGGACGTCGTCACCTTCGTCAAGTGGCTCGACGACAAGCTCTCGCGCCTG GTGGACGAGCGCGCGGTGCTGAAGCACTTCGAGTGGCCGGAGCAGAAGGCGGACGCGCTCCGCGAGGCGGCGTTCGGCTACTGCGACCTCAAGAAGCTGGAGGCGGAGGCCGCCTCCTTCCGCGACGACGCCCGCCAGCCCTGCGCTGCCGCCCTCAAGAAGATGCAGGCCCTCTTCGAGAA GTTGGAGCACGGCGTGTACAACCTTGCGCGCGTCCGGGACGCCGCCACGAGCCGGTACACCCGGTTCCAGATCCCGTGGGAGTGGATGCAGCAAGACACCGGCATCGTCAGCCAG ATCAAACTCCAGTCGGTGAAGCTAGCAATGAAGTATCTGAAACGGGTTTCCTCTGAGCTTGAGGCGATCAAGGGAGGAGCTGAAGACGAGGAACTGATGCTTCAAGGAGTGCGGTTCGCCTTCAGAGTGCACCAG TTTGCTGGCGGATTCGACGTGGACACCATGCGAGCCTTCCAGGAGCTCAAGGAGAAGGCGTCCATGTGCCGGATACTACGGCAGAAGCAGAACCGACATATGCGTCATCACAGGCTCGTTGCCAGGACTTGA